From one Brachypodium distachyon strain Bd21 chromosome 4, Brachypodium_distachyon_v3.0, whole genome shotgun sequence genomic stretch:
- the LOC100845014 gene encoding protein GAMETE EXPRESSED 1 isoform X2, with protein sequence MGRRSASLVLLILACLWLCPGHSSGLSWNIFSSSSSASATPMLELDGAVADFSMDGNNNPRGVKLLENAQNKLVGPKNCWHEAYTKLFASCGAIMADKELQSRLAWHLSSCFQVDSGRPAFPSCGEASKMVHCRKRLGDSENKVFLEFFLETNTLCHQLQAEAFKHNTERLVNELSRSSKSAEEKLEVIEDRSEQIIRESRKVQDTLTSIETQAERLAETSKNVEDQIDDVLVHSRTIFDQSREIVASQTELKEGQAEMREKIDAGMERIHESYEKLGNGMDKLKEETVDIQKEIKSVGESMSSKMQDLQGTADEIGSVAGISLENQMQLLAGQGKAMDGLNSLYNFQSKALEESRETMQKLAQFGQRQQEELLSKQEQIRQAHEHLIQNSHSILEAQEEFRAKQANIFAALDKLYILHNAILAESRFIKAFFFYCCIVFLIYMLTSAKQTFRIRGQLYFGLCITLLLEMGLIRIGAGNFDNQFWVLSKVFLVRSLFLAAATIQILHSIFTFRDYELLNHRLLQTLVEKVRTLEENAGERMLSYSGSDESLRNYSWVFDELADEADSKGDPNYALPEPARRRYAALPEEVGENSITTSSRRYNLRPRSRH encoded by the exons ATGGGAAGACGAAGCGCGTCGCTTGTCCTGTTGATTCTAGCGTGCCTTTGGCTGTGCCCTGGCCATAGCAGCGGCCTCTCATGGAACAtcttctcgtcttcctcctcggcgtcGGCAACCCCGATGCTGGAGCTCGACGGCGCGGTGGCCGACTTCTCCATGGACGGCAACAACAACCCTCGAGGGGTGAAGCTGCTGGAGAACGCGCAGAACAAGCTGGTGGGTCCCAAGAACTGCTGGCATGAGGCCTACACGAAGCTCTTCGCCAGCTGCGGCGCAATCATGGCGGACAAAGAGCTTCAGTCGCGCCTCGCTTGGCACCTCAGCAGCTGTTTCCAGGTGGACTCCGGCCGGCCCGCCTTCCCGTCATGCGGCGAGGCGTCCAAGATGGTGCACTGCCGGAAGCGGCTCGGCGACTCCGAGAACAAGGTGTTCCTCGAGTTCTTCCTTGAGACCAACACGCTGTGCCACCAGCTACAGGCCGAGGCCTTCAAGCACAACACCGAGAGGCTCGTCAACGAGCTGTCCAGGTCGTCCAAGTCGGCCGAGGAGAAGCTAGAGGTGATCGAAGACAGATCAGAGCAGATCATCAGGGAGTCCCGAAAAGTGCAGGACACGCTCACCTCCATCGAGACGCAGGCGGAGCGCCTCGCGGAGACGTCCAAGAACGTGGAGGACCAGATCGACGACGTGCTGGTGCACTCCAGGACGATCTTTGATCAGTCCAGGGAGATCGTGGCGTCGCAGACGGAGCTCAAGGAAGGGCAGGCCGAGATGAGGGAGAAGATCGATGCCGGCATGGAGCGTATCCATGAATCGTATGAGAAGCTTGGGAATGGGATGGATAAACTGAAAGAGGAGACCGTGGATATTCAGAAGGAGATAAAAAGTGTTGGTGAGTCCATGTCTTCCAAGATGCAGGATTTGCAGGGCACTGCGGATGAGATTGGGAGCGTGGCCGGCATATCGTTGGAGAATCAGATGCAGCTGTTGGCTGGACAGGGTAAGGCCATGGATGGGCTGAATAGCCTCTATAACTTTCAGTCAAAGGCTCTTGAGGAAAGCAG AGAAACCATGCAGAAACTTGCACAGTTTGGCCAACGCCAGCAGGAAGAGTTGCTATCCAAGCAAGAGCAAATCCGGCAAGCTCATGAGCATCTCATCCAAAATTCACACTCCATACTGGAAGCTCAG GAAGAGTTCAGAGCGAAGCAGGCCAACATTTTCGCTGCGCTGGACAAGCTTTACATCCTCCACAACGCCATTCTGGCCGAGTCCCGCTTCATCAaggccttcttcttctattgCTGTATCGTGTTCCTCATCTACATGCTCACAAGCGCGAAGCAAACGTTCAGAATCAGGGGTCAACTTTACTTCG GTCTTTGCATCACACTTCTGCTGGAAATGGGCCTGATCAGGATCGGAGCCGGCAACTTTGACAATCAATTCTGGGTCTTGTCGAAGGTGTTCTTAGTGAGATCACTATTCCTTGCTGCTGCCACGATTCAGATTTTGCATTCCATTTTCACATTCAG AGATTACGAGTTGCTGAACCATCGGCTGCTCCAGACGCTGGTCGAGAAAGTGCGAACGCTGGAGGAAAACGCAGGTGAGAGGATGCTCTCGTACAGCGGGAGCGACGAGAGCCTGAGGAATTACTCGTGGGTGTTCGACGAGTTGGCGGATGAGGCTGACAGCAAAGGCGATCCGAACTACGCCTTGCCGGAGCCTGCTCGCCGGAGGTACGCCGCCTTGCCTGAAGAGGTCGGCGAGAACTCCATCACCACGTCGAGCCGGAGGTACAATCTTCGGCCACGGAGCAGGCATTGA
- the LOC100833741 gene encoding thiol protease aleurain translates to MAHRHVLLVALAVLATAAVAVASSSSSFTDSNLIRPVTERAATALESTIVAALGRSRHALRFARFAVRYGKSYESAAEVQRRFRIFSESLEEVRSTNQKGLSYRLGINRYSDMSWEEFQASRLGAAQTCSATLRGNHRMQDANALPETKDWREDGIVSPVKDQSHCGSCWTFSTTGALEAAYTQATGKNISLSEQQLVDCAGAYNNFGCNGGLPSQAFEYIKYNGGLDTEESYPYKGVNGVCHYKPENAAVQVLDSVNITLNAEDELQNAVGLVRPVSVAFEVINGFRQYKSGVYTSDHCGTTPDDVNHAVLAVGYGVENGTPYWLIKNSWGESWGDKGYFKMERGKNMCAVATCASYPIVAA, encoded by the exons ATGGCCCACCGCCACGTCCTCCTCGTGGCGCTCGCCGTCCTCGCcacggccgccgtcgccgtcgcgtcctcctcatcctccttcACCGACTCGAACCTGATCCGGCCCGTCACCGagcgcgccgccaccgcgctcGAGTCcaccatcgtcgccgcgctcgGCCGCAGCCGCCACGCGCTCCGCTTCGCGCGCTTCGCCGTTAG GTACGGCAAGAGCTACGAGAGCGCGGCGGAGGTCCAGAGGCGGTTCCGGATCTTCTCCGAGAGCCTCGAGGAGGTCCGCTCCACCAACCAGAAGGGCCTCTCCTACCGCCTCGGCATCAACC GCTACTCCGACATGAGCTGGGAGGAGTTCCAGGCGAGCCGGCTCGGCGCGGCGCAGACCTGCTCGGCgacgctccgcggcaaccacCGGATGCAGGACGCCAACGCGCTCCCAGAGACT AAAGACTGGAGGGAGGATGGGATCGTTAGCCCCGTAAAAGACCAGAGCCACTGCGGCTCCTGCTGGACCTTCAG CACTACTGGTGCACTTGAGGCAGCATATACTCAGGCCACTGGAAAGAACATCTCCCTTTCTGAGCAACAGCTGGTGGACTGTGCCGGTGCATACAATAATTTTGGTTGCAACGGAGGCCTTCCATCCCAGGCATTTGAGTACATCAAATACAATGGTGGCCTTGACACCGAGGAGTCTTACCCTTACAAGGGTGTCAATGGCGTCTGCCATTACAAGCCTGAAAATGCTGCAGTTCAGGTTTTGGACTCAGTTAACATCACACTG AATGCTGAGGACGAACTGCAGAATGCTGTCGGGTTGGTTCGCCCAGTCAGTGTTGCCTTTGAAGTGATCAACGGTTTCAGGCAGTACAAAAGCGGAGTTTACACCAGTGATCATTGTGGTACTACTCCCGAT GATGTGAACCACGCTGTTCTGGCTGTTGGTTACGGTGTGGAAAATGGCACCCCCTATTGGCTCATCAAGAACTCATGGGGTGAGTCCTGGGGTGACAAGGGCTACTTTAAGATGGAAAGGGGCAAGAACATGTGTG CTGTTGCTACTTGCGCGTCTTACCCTATTGTGGCAGCATGA
- the LOC100845014 gene encoding protein GAMETE EXPRESSED 1 isoform X1 encodes MKLSPLSGDEFTSCAMGRRSASLVLLILACLWLCPGHSSGLSWNIFSSSSSASATPMLELDGAVADFSMDGNNNPRGVKLLENAQNKLVGPKNCWHEAYTKLFASCGAIMADKELQSRLAWHLSSCFQVDSGRPAFPSCGEASKMVHCRKRLGDSENKVFLEFFLETNTLCHQLQAEAFKHNTERLVNELSRSSKSAEEKLEVIEDRSEQIIRESRKVQDTLTSIETQAERLAETSKNVEDQIDDVLVHSRTIFDQSREIVASQTELKEGQAEMREKIDAGMERIHESYEKLGNGMDKLKEETVDIQKEIKSVGESMSSKMQDLQGTADEIGSVAGISLENQMQLLAGQGKAMDGLNSLYNFQSKALEESRETMQKLAQFGQRQQEELLSKQEQIRQAHEHLIQNSHSILEAQEEFRAKQANIFAALDKLYILHNAILAESRFIKAFFFYCCIVFLIYMLTSAKQTFRIRGQLYFGLCITLLLEMGLIRIGAGNFDNQFWVLSKVFLVRSLFLAAATIQILHSIFTFRDYELLNHRLLQTLVEKVRTLEENAGERMLSYSGSDESLRNYSWVFDELADEADSKGDPNYALPEPARRRYAALPEEVGENSITTSSRRYNLRPRSRH; translated from the exons ATGAAATT ATCGCCTCTTTCTGGTGACGAATTTACCAGCTGCGCAATGGGAAGACGAAGCGCGTCGCTTGTCCTGTTGATTCTAGCGTGCCTTTGGCTGTGCCCTGGCCATAGCAGCGGCCTCTCATGGAACAtcttctcgtcttcctcctcggcgtcGGCAACCCCGATGCTGGAGCTCGACGGCGCGGTGGCCGACTTCTCCATGGACGGCAACAACAACCCTCGAGGGGTGAAGCTGCTGGAGAACGCGCAGAACAAGCTGGTGGGTCCCAAGAACTGCTGGCATGAGGCCTACACGAAGCTCTTCGCCAGCTGCGGCGCAATCATGGCGGACAAAGAGCTTCAGTCGCGCCTCGCTTGGCACCTCAGCAGCTGTTTCCAGGTGGACTCCGGCCGGCCCGCCTTCCCGTCATGCGGCGAGGCGTCCAAGATGGTGCACTGCCGGAAGCGGCTCGGCGACTCCGAGAACAAGGTGTTCCTCGAGTTCTTCCTTGAGACCAACACGCTGTGCCACCAGCTACAGGCCGAGGCCTTCAAGCACAACACCGAGAGGCTCGTCAACGAGCTGTCCAGGTCGTCCAAGTCGGCCGAGGAGAAGCTAGAGGTGATCGAAGACAGATCAGAGCAGATCATCAGGGAGTCCCGAAAAGTGCAGGACACGCTCACCTCCATCGAGACGCAGGCGGAGCGCCTCGCGGAGACGTCCAAGAACGTGGAGGACCAGATCGACGACGTGCTGGTGCACTCCAGGACGATCTTTGATCAGTCCAGGGAGATCGTGGCGTCGCAGACGGAGCTCAAGGAAGGGCAGGCCGAGATGAGGGAGAAGATCGATGCCGGCATGGAGCGTATCCATGAATCGTATGAGAAGCTTGGGAATGGGATGGATAAACTGAAAGAGGAGACCGTGGATATTCAGAAGGAGATAAAAAGTGTTGGTGAGTCCATGTCTTCCAAGATGCAGGATTTGCAGGGCACTGCGGATGAGATTGGGAGCGTGGCCGGCATATCGTTGGAGAATCAGATGCAGCTGTTGGCTGGACAGGGTAAGGCCATGGATGGGCTGAATAGCCTCTATAACTTTCAGTCAAAGGCTCTTGAGGAAAGCAG AGAAACCATGCAGAAACTTGCACAGTTTGGCCAACGCCAGCAGGAAGAGTTGCTATCCAAGCAAGAGCAAATCCGGCAAGCTCATGAGCATCTCATCCAAAATTCACACTCCATACTGGAAGCTCAG GAAGAGTTCAGAGCGAAGCAGGCCAACATTTTCGCTGCGCTGGACAAGCTTTACATCCTCCACAACGCCATTCTGGCCGAGTCCCGCTTCATCAaggccttcttcttctattgCTGTATCGTGTTCCTCATCTACATGCTCACAAGCGCGAAGCAAACGTTCAGAATCAGGGGTCAACTTTACTTCG GTCTTTGCATCACACTTCTGCTGGAAATGGGCCTGATCAGGATCGGAGCCGGCAACTTTGACAATCAATTCTGGGTCTTGTCGAAGGTGTTCTTAGTGAGATCACTATTCCTTGCTGCTGCCACGATTCAGATTTTGCATTCCATTTTCACATTCAG AGATTACGAGTTGCTGAACCATCGGCTGCTCCAGACGCTGGTCGAGAAAGTGCGAACGCTGGAGGAAAACGCAGGTGAGAGGATGCTCTCGTACAGCGGGAGCGACGAGAGCCTGAGGAATTACTCGTGGGTGTTCGACGAGTTGGCGGATGAGGCTGACAGCAAAGGCGATCCGAACTACGCCTTGCCGGAGCCTGCTCGCCGGAGGTACGCCGCCTTGCCTGAAGAGGTCGGCGAGAACTCCATCACCACGTCGAGCCGGAGGTACAATCTTCGGCCACGGAGCAGGCATTGA
- the LOC100833438 gene encoding serine/threonine-protein kinase RIPK gives MAARSWNPFSCCVTGGTAMDDDDEYCVSQRRIMCRGKKGGSPRSSSSSSSRMSFTSLSSSGTLSPEDLSLTLSGSNLHAFTYAELRTATANFSRANYLGCGGFGPVYKGAVEDKLRPGLTAQAVAVKYLDLDCGTQGHKEWLAEVFFLGQLRHKNLVKLIGYCYEDEHRMLVYEFMSAGSLENHLFKSINGSLPWMTRMKIAVGAAKGLAFLHDADPPVIYRDFKASNILVDSDYNTKLSDFGLAKDGPQGDATHVTTRVMGTHGYAAPEYIMTGHLTAKSDVYSFGVVLLELLSGRRSVDRSRRPREQCLVDWARPYLKHSDRLYRVMDPALECQYSCKGAEVAALVAYKCLSQNPKSRPTMKEVVKALEPVLGMEDFFPVGPFVFTVIVEEDKVVDMKVEIEEKHRHRQHHRNHQDRHRQKYPDSAINTGIVLHARDGLLAGYTGALRRQPRSSSYHREKVA, from the exons ATGGCAGCGCGATCCTGGAACCCTTTCTCGTGCTGCGTCACGGGCGGCACGGCGatggacgacgatgacgaatACTGTGTGTCGCAGCGGCGGATCATGTGCAGGGGGAAGAAGGGCGGCAGCCCGAGgtcatcgtcgtcctcctcatcGAGGATGTCGTTCACGAGCCTGAGCTCGTCCGGGACTCTGTCGCCGGAGGACCTCTCGCTGACGCTGTCCGGCTCCAACCTCCATGCCTTCACCTACGCCGAGCTCCGCACCGCCACGGCGAACTTCTCACGCGCCAACTACCTCGGCTGCGGCGGGTTCGGCCCGGTCTACAAGGGCGCCGTCGAAGACAAGCTCCGCCCCGGGCTCACCGCACAGGCCGTGGCCGTGAAGTACCTCGACCTCGACTGCGGCACGCAGGGCCACAAGGAGTGGCTG GCCGAGGTTTTCTTCCTGGGGCAACTAAGGCACAAGAACCTGGTGAAACTGATCGGGTACTGCTACGAGGACGAGCACCGGATGCTGGTGTACGAGTTCATGAGTGCCGGGAGCCTGGAGAACCACCTCTTCAAAA GTATTAATGGCTCTCTCCCGTGGATGACAAGGATGAAGATCGCCGTCGGTGCGGCCAAGGGCCTCGCCTTCCTCCACGACGCCGACCCGCCAGTGATCTACCGCGATTTCAAGGCCTCCAACATCTTGGTTGACTCG GATTACAACACCAAGTTGTCTGACTTTGGGTTGGCCAAGGATGGGCCCCAGGGCGACGCGACGCACGTGACGACACGTGTCATGGGGACACATGGGTATGCAGCGCCGGAGTACATCATGACTGGACACTTGACCGCCAAGAGCGACGTCTATAGCTTCGGTGTAGTGCTCCTGGAGCTCCTGTCTGGGCGGCGATCAGTGGACCGCTCGCGGAGACCGAGAGAGCAATGCCTGGTGGACTGGGCCAGGCCATACCTCAAGCACTCTGACAGGCTGTACAGGGTGATGGACCCAGCTCTTGAGTGCCAGTACTCATGCAAAGGCGCTGAGGTAGCGGCACTGGTGGCATACAAGTGTCTCAGCCAGAACCCGAAGTCCAGGCCCACCATGAAGGAGGTGGTTAAGGCCCTCGAGCCTGTGCTGGGCATGGAAGACTTTTTCCCTGTGGGCCCTTTTGTGTTCACAGTTATTGTAGAGGAGGACAAGGTGGTGGACATGAAGGTGGAGATTGAGGAGAAGCACCGGCACCGACAGCATCACCGGAACCATCAGGACAGGCACCGCCAGAAGTACCCTGACTCGGCGATCAACACCGGTATTGTGTTGCATGCCCGCGATGGGCTTCTTGCCGGATACACCGGTGCACTGCGGCGGCAGCCAAGGTCGTCGAGCTACCACCGAGAGAAGGTGGCCTAG